The genomic stretch ACTGTCCGTGTAACCGTCATGCTTGTATTATTATTTATACTGATTGAACGGGGAGCATCAGCAGAAACAATTGCAGCAGGGGCCATGTTAGGGTCTGCCGCAGGTGGAGCCGCCGCACTGCTCTTTATGTGGTTTTTCTGGGTTAGAAGGGGAAAGAGGAGAGCAAATCATTCAGAACAGCTGCGATCCGATGAGAATGTGCTTTTTGGTGAGAAGAGCCTGAAATCAGATCGAAAGTCTACATCTACTCTTCTCATTAGTGTGCTCCGTTATGCTATCCCCGTTGCACTTGGTTCGGTAGTCGTCCCATTAATGAATATGGTTGATACCTTCACTGTTCCACGTCTGCTTAAGCAGGAAGGGATGGCTGATATAGAAACAATGAGATTTTTTGGTATCTATAACCGGGGGATTCCGCTTGTACAACTCGTAACTATGCTGGCAACAACATTATCGGTGTTATTCATCCCTGCTATTGCTGAAGCGAAGGTGCGAAATGACCATAATACAATCCGTAGGCAAAGCAGTCTTGCCCTCAAGTGGTTTTGGCTCATTGGTCTGGCTGCCGCGGCAGGAATGGCGGTACTGGCTGGACCCATCAACCAGATGCTTTATATTACGACCGAAGGAACAAGTACGATGCGTATATTGGCACTCACTGCTGCCGGAAGCGCAGTCAGCGTCATCGCTGCAGCCTTACTTCAAGGGTATGGTGCAGTGAAAGCACCGGCTTTTATTATGCTCACTGCCGCAGGTGTCAAAACAATGCTAAATGAGCTGTTAGTTCCGTATCTAGGTATCAATGGAGCAGCATGGTCCTCGGCAGCAGCTTATGCGCTGGCTGCTTTGTTAAACGTATTACTGCTTGCTCGTATACTGAGGCTGCGGGTATCCTTCAATGCTGGCTTATTCAAACCATTTCTCATTATCGCTGTAATGTCACTGACGGCAGCCGGAGTAGCATGGGGAACAGAGGTTATGATTGGGGCTTTAGGAATTAGTTTAGGCAACCGAATGACTGCCCTTGTGCAAAGTCTGCTCAGCATTACAGCAGGCGTTATCATATTCATGATCGGTACGATCCGTACAAAATGGATAACAGCAGAAGAGATCGCTATGCTCCCTAAGGGAGAGAAGCTGATGAAGCTGTTTCACAAATTAAGATTAGTATAAACAGTAACAAGAAGTGCTCTATTTTTGGCTTGATGCAAAAGCATGATATAGTTACAGTTAGCAAGGTTTATTTAGAAGCCATTTATTTGGAGGGGTCACATGAGCACAGCAATCACAGTGGTTGGTCTAGGTTCAGGCGGGGAAGATCAACTGACTTTAGGTATTTTAAAAAGGTTACAAAAAGCAAGCAGAATTTATGTTCGGACGCTTGATCATCCGGTATGCAAAGATTTAGAAAATCTTCATTTATCGTTGAATTCGTTCGATTATATATATGAAGCAAAGAGTTCTTTTCCAGAAGTCTATGATAGTATAGCAAACGAGCTTATTCAGCTTGCGAAGCAAGGCACTGCGGGCGAAGAGATCGTGTATGCTGTACCCGGACATCCTATGGTAGCAGAGGCAACGGTAGGATTGCTAAAAGAGCGCTGCGCTGATCAAGGAATTCCTCTCTCTATACTTGGGGGAGAAAGCTTTCTCGATGAGGCATTTATAAGACTTGGATTTGATCCTATCGAAGGATTTCAATTACTTGATGCGGGGGTTATTGACCGCGAATTGCTGCAGCCTAAGCTACATACGGTCATTGGACAAGTGTATGATGTATTCACTGCATCTGACGTTAAGCTCAGTCTGATGGAGGTGTATCCAGATGACACGAAGATCATTGTCGGACACGCACTCGGTATTGAAGGTCAAGAAGTCATTCAGGAAGTTGAGCTGTATGAGCTGGATCGTGTAGAAGGATACGGAAATTTATCACTTATTTATATACCGAAAAGTGACAATGAGCAGCTCACTAGACGTACGTTTGGCCGCCTTCATGAGATTGTAGAAATCCTGCGAAGCCCGGAAGGATGTCCTTGGGACCGCGAACAAACCCATGCTTCCATCCGCAAGAATCTGATTGAGGAAACATATGAAGTCTTGGAGACAATCGATGATGACGATCCAGATCATATGAAAGAAGAGCTTGGCGACTTGCTGCTTCAAATCATGCTGCACGCTCAGATGGAAGAAGAGCTGGGTACATTTGACGTCTATGATGTCATTCAAGGTCTGAATGACAAGCTTATTTTTAGACACCCGCATGTATTTGGAGATAACAAGGCAGAAGATGCTGGAGAAGCGCTAGCCAACTGGGAAGCGATGAAAGCAGAAGAGAAGAAGCTCAAAGGACAAGCGAAAGAGGGAATTTCTATACTTGATGGAGTTCCTAGAGATCTTCCAGCGTTAATGAAAGCTTACAAACTTCAAAAGAAAGCATCGAAAGTCGGTTTTGACTGGGATCAAGTAGAAGACGTGTTTGTTAAGGTTGAGGAAGAGCTTGGCGAACTAAAAGAGGCAATTAAGCTGAATTATGCTGCAGAAGAGCAGATGTTGGAACTTGGTGATGTTTTATTCGCTACTGCTAACATCTCGAGGTTTATTGGAGCGGATCCGGAGGAAGCGCTAGCTGCTACGAACCGTAAATTTACTCGTAGATTTAAGTACATTGAATCTCGTCTTGCCGAGCAAGGAAAGACCATAGAAGACAGCACGCTTGAAGAGATGGAAGCATGCTGGCAAGAGGCTAAACAGGAACTGAAAGATTACTAACGCTCAAAATCGGGATTGAAAGTCATAGATAGCGGGTATTTGAATTATAAGAGAACTGCTGTCATGAATTAAAATGGGCATGGTTTGACAACGATACCTAAAATGTCGTATTCTTTACCAAACTTGAAACCACTGCGTGTGTCATATTAAAAAAAGGCGCATTGCAGCAGGATTTTTAGTGACTTAGCAAGAATAGAAGTGTAGTAACGGCACGTGATACTAAGAAGCGTTTTTACGCAGGAAGTGCACGTCGTATTTTCTTTAATTTGGGAGGCCTTTAATAATGAATAAAACAGATTTGGTAAACAATATTTCAGAAAAAAGTGGACTTACAAAAAAAGACGTAGAAGCAGTTCTTAATGGTTTCCTTGGTGAAATTACAGATGCCCTTGCAAATGGCGACAAAGTACAACTCATTGGCTTTGGCACTTTCGAAACTCGCAGACGTTCCGGACGTACAGGACGTAACCCGCAAACAGGAAATACGATTGAAATTCCAGAATCTAATGTTCCTGCATTTAAGGCAGGAAATAAACTTAAAGAAGCTGTAAAATAATGAGAGTAGATAAATTCCTTAAAGTTTCGAGACTGATTAAACGCCGTACGGTGGCTAAGGATGTCTCCGAACAGGGGAGAGTCCTGATCAATGGACGAGAGGCGAAGCCAAGTAGTGCTGTCAAAGTCGGTGATGAAATTACTGTACAGTTCGGTCAGAAACTTGTAACCGTTCGAGTAGAGCGTTTGGCAGAAAGCACGCGTAAAGAAGAGGCTTCGAGTCTATTCACCGTGGTGAAAGAAGAGCCTATTGCCAGAGATAACGGGTTGGACTTTTTAAGTTAAACCTTTGTTTTACAGTAACAAGCGTGCTAATCCCGATTTAGAAGGGAGAAGCACGCTTTTTTAATTTCCTTCTGCTACTGTTCTAATCCTTCTTAACCTCCCATAAGCTAGGTGTAAGAAGGGAGGGGTACATGCCATGATAGACCATGTAAAACCGAAACAGCACAGTTTAAACATGCAGAACCGGAAGCAACTTGATATCACAGGTGTTTTGAATGTGGAGAGCTTTGATAATGAGGAATTCCTACTCAAGACAGAGCTCGGTCACCTAACCATTAGAGGGCAAAATTTACATATTAAAAACCTCAGTCTTGAAGAGGGACTTTTATCGATTGAAGGTCATGTAAGTTTTCTTGCCTATTTAGATCCCGGTTCAAGTTCCAAATCCGGAAAAGGAATTCTCGGCAAGTTGTTCAAATGAATCCAGAAATTCAGTGGATTACGTTAGGATGGATGCTCTTCTCCGGAGCGGCACTGGGAATGGTCTATGACAGTTACCGGGTCCTGTCTCTCTCGTTCCGGTTTCCGAGATGGAGTATCCATACAATCGATTTGGTATATTGGATCGCAGCAGCCGTGTTTGTATTTAACATGCTGTATGCGAGTAACCATGGAGAGTTACGATTTTATGTCTTTTTGGGGCTTTTTTTAGGGGTTTGGGTCTATTTTTTGGTTTTAAGTGTTTTGACTCAAAAAATTGTGGTAATGTTAATTGGAATTATAAAGCAGTTTTGTTATATAATTTACCGTGCGCTTTACATCATCTTAGTCATTCCTATCAAAGGTATACTTCGGATATTACGGATCTTGTTTGGTTTTGTTATAGCGATTCTCCTTTTTCTGATCAGAATGGTTTATTAC from Paenibacillus polygoni encodes the following:
- the yabN gene encoding bifunctional methyltransferase/pyrophosphohydrolase YabN; amino-acid sequence: MSTAITVVGLGSGGEDQLTLGILKRLQKASRIYVRTLDHPVCKDLENLHLSLNSFDYIYEAKSSFPEVYDSIANELIQLAKQGTAGEEIVYAVPGHPMVAEATVGLLKERCADQGIPLSILGGESFLDEAFIRLGFDPIEGFQLLDAGVIDRELLQPKLHTVIGQVYDVFTASDVKLSLMEVYPDDTKIIVGHALGIEGQEVIQEVELYELDRVEGYGNLSLIYIPKSDNEQLTRRTFGRLHEIVEILRSPEGCPWDREQTHASIRKNLIEETYEVLETIDDDDPDHMKEELGDLLLQIMLHAQMEEELGTFDVYDVIQGLNDKLIFRHPHVFGDNKAEDAGEALANWEAMKAEEKKLKGQAKEGISILDGVPRDLPALMKAYKLQKKASKVGFDWDQVEDVFVKVEEELGELKEAIKLNYAAEEQMLELGDVLFATANISRFIGADPEEALAATNRKFTRRFKYIESRLAEQGKTIEDSTLEEMEACWQEAKQELKDY
- a CDS encoding putative polysaccharide biosynthesis protein; this translates as MKSMETSTKMLQGAFILSVAALLSKLIGTLQKIPLQNIAGDSVFGIYNTVYPFYMMFITLATAGFPIAVSKLVAEANARGDQAEGERVLKVTSVLLAVLGGLLSLLMYQFAPQISRFIDNEEVVLSIRTASLAFLFVPVMTGLRGYFQGLQDMMPTAVSQITEQTVRVTVMLVLLFILIERGASAETIAAGAMLGSAAGGAAALLFMWFFWVRRGKRRANHSEQLRSDENVLFGEKSLKSDRKSTSTLLISVLRYAIPVALGSVVVPLMNMVDTFTVPRLLKQEGMADIETMRFFGIYNRGIPLVQLVTMLATTLSVLFIPAIAEAKVRNDHNTIRRQSSLALKWFWLIGLAAAAGMAVLAGPINQMLYITTEGTSTMRILALTAAGSAVSVIAAALLQGYGAVKAPAFIMLTAAGVKTMLNELLVPYLGINGAAWSSAAAYALAALLNVLLLARILRLRVSFNAGLFKPFLIIAVMSLTAAGVAWGTEVMIGALGISLGNRMTALVQSLLSITAGVIIFMIGTIRTKWITAEEIAMLPKGEKLMKLFHKLRLV
- a CDS encoding HU family DNA-binding protein, with product MNKTDLVNNISEKSGLTKKDVEAVLNGFLGEITDALANGDKVQLIGFGTFETRRRSGRTGRNPQTGNTIEIPESNVPAFKAGNKLKEAVK
- the yabP gene encoding sporulation protein YabP, whose product is MIDHVKPKQHSLNMQNRKQLDITGVLNVESFDNEEFLLKTELGHLTIRGQNLHIKNLSLEEGLLSIEGHVSFLAYLDPGSSSKSGKGILGKLFK
- the yabQ gene encoding spore cortex biosynthesis protein YabQ yields the protein MNPEIQWITLGWMLFSGAALGMVYDSYRVLSLSFRFPRWSIHTIDLVYWIAAAVFVFNMLYASNHGELRFYVFLGLFLGVWVYFLVLSVLTQKIVVMLIGIIKQFCYIIYRALYIILVIPIKGILRILRILFGFVIAILLFLIRMVYYIIRPFLKLLYLPIRPLISKWQTPSWMARMFSRIKEWWNYWF
- a CDS encoding RNA-binding S4 domain-containing protein, translated to MRVDKFLKVSRLIKRRTVAKDVSEQGRVLINGREAKPSSAVKVGDEITVQFGQKLVTVRVERLAESTRKEEASSLFTVVKEEPIARDNGLDFLS